A stretch of DNA from Catenulispora acidiphila DSM 44928:
GCGCGCCGGGCGCGGTCGGTGTGCGCAGACTCATGCTCGGCCGCACCGCCGCCGCACTGGCCACCTCCCTGATCCCCACCACGCTGACCCTGGCCGTCGTGCACGCCGGCAGCGCCGCCGGAGCCCTCGGCGTGATCCTGGCCTGCGAATTCGTCCCCATGCTGCTGCTGTTGCCCGTGGCGGGGGTGTTCGCCGACCGGTTCCCGGCGCGCCGCGTCATCCTCGCCGCCGACCTCACCCGCGCCGCCGCCCAAGCCGGCATCGGCGCCACCCTGCTGGCCGGCGGCGTGAACGTCGCGGCGCTGTCGGCGCTGGCGGCACTGACCGGAGGCGCCGTCGCCTTCGGCACACCGGCAGTACGGACCCTGGTATCGGCCACGGTCTGCGGACCGCAGCGGCAGCGACTCAACGCACGGCTGTCGGTGTGGCAGCAACTGGCGCAGTTCGCCGGACCCGGCGTCGCCGGAAGCCTCATGCTCGGCATCGGAGCCGGCTGGTCATCGCTGCTGACCGCGGCGCTGTTCACCGGATCGGCACTGACCCTCGGCGGGCTGCCCACACCGGCACGCCACAGCGCCACGGTCACGGCCACGGCCACGGCCACAGCACTGGCCACCGACAATGCCGACGCCGACACCTACGCCGATGGCAACAACGCCACCGACAGCCGCGACACCGTGCGGCGCGCGCCGTTCCTGCAGGAGCTGCGCGCCGGATGGACCGAAACCCGCCGCCACTCCTGGTTCATCGCCAACGTCCTGGGCCACGGCATCTGGAACATGACCGCCGGCCTCCTGCTCACCCTCGGCCCGGTCATCGCCGTCAACCACCTCGGCGGCGGCACCGCCTGGGTCATCACCCTGCAATCGGGCACCGCCGGCATGCTCGCCGGCGTCTGGACGGCAGGGCGCCTGCACCTCCAACGCCCCCTGATAGCCGTGGCCCTCGGCGCCTCCGCCTACGCGCTGCCGCTGGCGGCGCTCGCCGCCACCGCACCCCTGCCGCTGCTGCTGGCCGCCTACACCGCCGGCATGTTCGGCCTGGGCATCCTGGATCCGCTGTGGGAGACCACCGTCCAGCAGCGCATTCCTCGGCATGCCCTGGGCCGCGTCGGCTCCTTCGACAGCCTCATCTCCTTCGCCGCCCGCCCCGCCGGACTGGCGCTCGCCGCCCCGATCGCCACAGCCGTCGGCACAGCGCTGCCGCTGGCGGTCGCGGCGGTACTGGTCGGGGGAGCGAACCTGGCAGTGCTGCTGCTGCCCGCAGTACGCGAACACCCCAAGGCTGCCCAGGCCGTACCGGCGCCACTGGTCAGCGCCGGAGCCGCAACGTGATCGAGCACGGGTGGCTGCTCACGGCGCGGCGGGGCGGCGGCCTTGCGCGTATCGTCACCAGCATGACCCGAGGCTCGATCAACCTGGACGGCGCGCTCCAGGACTACGTCGTGGACCACACCACCGCCCTGGATGAGGTGCAAAGAGCTCTGATCGCCCGCACCACCGAGCTGGGCTCGCCGTCCGGGATGCAAATCGGCGCCGAGCAGGCGCAGCTGCTCACCTTGCTGGTGCGGCTCACCAACGCCAAGCACGCGGTCGAAGTGGGGACGTTCACCGGTTTCTCCGCCATCGCCATCGCACGCGGACTCGCCCCCGGCGGCAAGCTGCTGTGCTGCGACGTCAGCGAGGAATGGACGAGCATCGGGCGCGCGGCGTGGCAGCAGGCGGGCCTGGCCGACCGGATCGAGCTGCGGCTGGCGCCGGCCGCCGAAACCCTGGCGGCGCTGCCGGAGCAGGAGTACATCGACTTCGCGTTCATCGACGCCGACAAACCCTCGTACTGGACGTACTACAGCGAACTCGTGCCGCGCATGCGCGCCGGGGGAGTGATCGCGGTGGACAACGTGCTGTGGAGCGGACGCGTCGTGCAGGACGAGCCGGAGGAGGAGTCCACCCGGCTGCTGAAGGAGTTCAACGACAAGGTCGTGCGCGACGAACGCGTCGACGTCGTGATGCTGCCGGTCGGCGACGGCGTTTCTTTGATGTACAAGCGGTAGTCGCCGAAACGGGTACATCAGGACGCGTAATCAGCATTACACGACATGGCTATGGAGTGGCGGAGAGGGCTTGCGGCGGGTTGAGGAGCATTGTGCTTCAGATGCGCCACGCGGCTCGGTGGCGCTGAACGTCAGATCTGCTCTCACAGCAGCCGAAGACGCGCTCCTAAGATCCGTAGATCCGTTGCGCACTGAGCCGCCAGCCATCAGCCGCACACAAGATCGTGCCCAGCGAACCTGAACCATCGTCGAACACTCGCACACCAGTACCTCAACACCCCGCAACACACCTCGCAAAACCCCTCCCGACCCCCTCCTGCGATTGCCCGATAATGTACATTATGTAAAGTTGCCCATCCCCCATGGGGACCGGTCCCCCCGACCCGCAGTCGCGAACGGTCACGTCAAAGGCCTCAGATCAGCCCCTAAACCTCACAGGGCTTCCCAATATCGGCCGAAGACGTGACGCGCCGCATCCAGGTTGGCTACGCTCGTGCCGCGGTTGACGGGCTTTTCACGGGAGGGACGCGCCACAACCATGGCCAATCACATAGCAATCAACACCGGGACGCTTCGCGACATAGGGACCCAACTGGGCCGGCTGCGCGATGAGTTCAGCCACTCCACGGACATCACCGGCGCGGCCGCCGGCGAGATGGGCTCCGGGGACGTCGCCGGTGCTCTGAACAACTTCGCCTCGGACTGGTCGAAGAAGCGGGACTCGCTGACCCAGAACCTGGACACGCTGTCCACCACGGCCACGCAGTCCGCCGAGCACTGGGACGGCCTGGACGCCGACCTGGCCAAGTCCCTGATCAACGCCTTCCAGCAGACTCAGGGGGCGAAGAAGTAATGTCGCGCGACTGGACCAGCTTCGACTGGCAGACCGCCTCCGTCACCCAGGGCGACCTGATCCCCGGAGACCCCTACCAGGTGGCCGCGCTCGGCAAGCGCTTCCGCGACACCGCCGACGCCATCAACAAGCAGGCTGCGAACCTGCGCAACCTGGTCGACGGCCAGGGCTGGGACGCCGACTCCGGCCGCGCCTTCGCCAAGAAGGTCGGCGATACCGCGGACCTGCTGCAGAAGGCCTTCGGCCGGTACAACGAGGCCGCCGAAGCCCTGGGCAGCACCGTGCGCCCGTCGGGACCGCACGACGAGGTCTCCTGGCGCTCCGGCACCGAATGGGCCTCCACCCTGGAGCTGGCGCAGGTGAAGGCTCAGGACGCGCTGAACCGCGGCCGTGCCGCCGACGCCGACTCCCAGTCCGCGGCGCGCCAGCTCAGCACCGCGCAGGGCAACGCGCTGCCCAAGCCGGTCGCCGGCGCCCCGGCGACGCCGAACACGCACCCGGACCCCACCAACACCCCCGGTGCCAACGGCCTGACGCCCGCGGAGCAGAAGGCGCACAACGACAAGGCCGCCGCCGACGCCGTGGTGAACAAGGCCGGCGCCGACATCCAGCACGCCATCGACATCCGCGACAGGGAAGGCAAAGCCGTCGCCGGCGCCATCAACGACTT
This window harbors:
- a CDS encoding MFS transporter — encoded protein: MTAPSPESDAVGAPGAVGVRRLMLGRTAAALATSLIPTTLTLAVVHAGSAAGALGVILACEFVPMLLLLPVAGVFADRFPARRVILAADLTRAAAQAGIGATLLAGGVNVAALSALAALTGGAVAFGTPAVRTLVSATVCGPQRQRLNARLSVWQQLAQFAGPGVAGSLMLGIGAGWSSLLTAALFTGSALTLGGLPTPARHSATVTATATATALATDNADADTYADGNNATDSRDTVRRAPFLQELRAGWTETRRHSWFIANVLGHGIWNMTAGLLLTLGPVIAVNHLGGGTAWVITLQSGTAGMLAGVWTAGRLHLQRPLIAVALGASAYALPLAALAATAPLPLLLAAYTAGMFGLGILDPLWETTVQQRIPRHALGRVGSFDSLISFAARPAGLALAAPIATAVGTALPLAVAAVLVGGANLAVLLLPAVREHPKAAQAVPAPLVSAGAAT
- a CDS encoding O-methyltransferase, whose product is MTRGSINLDGALQDYVVDHTTALDEVQRALIARTTELGSPSGMQIGAEQAQLLTLLVRLTNAKHAVEVGTFTGFSAIAIARGLAPGGKLLCCDVSEEWTSIGRAAWQQAGLADRIELRLAPAAETLAALPEQEYIDFAFIDADKPSYWTYYSELVPRMRAGGVIAVDNVLWSGRVVQDEPEEESTRLLKEFNDKVVRDERVDVVMLPVGDGVSLMYKR